The region CGGACGATGCCGGCAAAATGTCCCCCCAAGTGGCACATCCGGCTGTCCAACCAGTTGCCCCCGTGTTCGGCCACCGCCGACGCCACCACGTCCACCAAACCCGGCCGGTCCGGCCCCAAAACGGTCATGATCAAAGGAATCGCCATCTCCCCAACCTGCCACCCCGCGCCCCAAGGCCAAGCAAAAGCGATACACTTGATCGTTGTAACCGGGACACGTCCGTTCGCGTCTTGAGTTTCGTGCATGACCACTCAGAATCCACCCCATGGATGACCCCTCCCCGGACCTCCGGCCATGGGTCGACGCCTTCTGCAACGGCGACGAGAACGCCGCCCGTTTTCTGGTGGATGCGCTCTATCCGGATGTCCTCCGCATCATCCGCCGCCGCCTCCCACGACAGGAGAGCGAGGAAGACCTGGCGCAGGAAATCTTCATGAAGGTTTTTCATAAAATCGACCAATACCGCGGGGATCAGCCCTTCCAACACTGGGTCGCCCGCCTCAGCCTCACCACCTGCCTGGACCGGCTGCGCCATCACCAGCGCCGTCCCCTCCTGCGTTGGGGCGATCTCGACGCCGATCAACAACAGGCCTTTGAAGAAACCCGCATGGGCGATCACGCTCCCGATGCCGCCGGACAGGCCTCTGCCCGCGATCTGGTCGACCACCTCCTCGGCCAACTCAATCCGAACGAACAATTGGTGCTGCGTATGCTGGACCTGGAACAACTCACGGTCGAAACCATCTCCCAACAAACAGGCTGGGGGGCCTCCAAGGTCAAAGTCACCGCTTTCCGCGCCCGGGCCAAGCTGCGCAAACTCTTTCAACTGCTGGAAAAATCCCATGAGTGATCCTGATCCATCCCGCCCCTCCAACCACCCTGCCGATGCCCACTGGGACAACCTGCACCGCCGTGCCTGCGGTTCCGGGGAAGTCCCCCTCCAACCTCCTCCAGGCTTCAGCACGCGCGTGGCCGCACTGGCCACCGCTGAACGCCGCCGCAGGCAAGCCGATCCTGATTCCATCACCTGGGCATTGCGCTGGCTTCTGTCCGCTTCCGCCATTCCCGCGCTGGCCGCCCTGCTTCTCTACAACTACACACTGGATCTACCCTTCCCCTCGGGCGACGTCTTCTCCGGGAAATGGCCCATCCAAGAATCCGACCCCCTCGCACTCCTCGATTTATGAACCCCATCCTACGCACCCGTCTCCTCACCGTTGCCGGCGCCGCCGCCATTTTCCTCTTCGGCGGAATCACCGGCAGCCTGGCCACCCTGGCCGTCGCCAAAAAGAAAATCGCCGAGCGCGCCCGTGCCACCCCGGCCGAGATGGCCGCCCGCTGGATGGAGAAAATGGACCAACAATTGGTCCTGACCCCGGAACAGGAATCCGCCTTCCGCCCGGTCATCGAAGAAAGCCTCCGCGACCTTCAATCCCTGCGACGTCGTTCCTTCCTGGCCACCCGCCAGATCCTTGAGGGCACCGAATCCCGTCTCCTGCCCCTACTTGACCCCGACCAACAGCAAAAGTATGAAAAGTTCAGAAACGAACGAAGGGAAAAAATCCGTGCCCTGCTTGGCGCGAAGGACCCCGACCCAGAACCCTGATTTTTCCTGTAACCCACCACCGGTCCCCGCCGTCTCCATTCTTGCATGAACAAAATCCTCCTCCTCGGACTTGTCTCCATCCTCACTCTGGCGGCCTCGCTTGCCGAAGCCGCCCCCCGCAACCGCACGCGTTCGGGTTCCTTCAACAACGATCGCGGCCAGAACGCCACTTGGCAGCGTCAGACGGAAGCCGACCGCGGCAGCCGTTCCCAGAACACCCAGTGGCAGAACGCCAATGGCAACGGAGCCCGGGACAAAAACAGCACCTGGAACCGCGAAAACGGCACCGCCCAGCAAAACATCAACACCACCTTGGGCGACGGCCGCACGTCCTCCCTCCAACGCAACGGCCAAAAGACCGGCAACAACAGCTGGCAGGTCGACAGCAACCGCACCGGTTTCAACGGCGGCACCCAGACCGGCACCCAGACGGTCAAGCGCACCGGCGACGGAACCCTCGAAAAACAAGGCACCTATTCCACCGCCTCAGGCAAATCCCTCAACACCGACTCCACCACCACCCGCACGGCGGATGGCCGTTCCACCTCGGGAACCTACACCACCGGTGATGGAAAATCCGGCCGTTACGAGTCCTCGGTACAACGCGGTGACGGCCAGCTCACCCGCGACCAATCCCTGACCAATCAGGATGGAAAAACCGTCTCGAAGAGCGTGAGTGTCCAGCCGACTGAAAATGGGGCCAGCCGCACCGTCACCACCACAGGACCCAGCGGGGAAACACATACTCGTTCCCAAGAGGCCACGGTCGACGGCAAAGGCGAATTCGACCCCGCCGAATAAGCCCTGCTTCCGCTCCAGCGGGAATCCCTTGCGGGATTCCCGTTTTTTTTTGCCCGGCCCCGGCCGGATATCCGTGTTTGATTTCAAGGGGGCAAATGCTAAAAATTCTGCATCCCACCCGCGCCATGGCCACCCCTTCCCTCCAGACTCATGACGAACAGCCTCCGGGATTCCTCATCCGCCAGATCGTGGTGGAAGGAAG is a window of Candidatus Methylacidiphilales bacterium DNA encoding:
- a CDS encoding RNA polymerase sigma factor, which produces MDDPSPDLRPWVDAFCNGDENAARFLVDALYPDVLRIIRRRLPRQESEEDLAQEIFMKVFHKIDQYRGDQPFQHWVARLSLTTCLDRLRHHQRRPLLRWGDLDADQQQAFEETRMGDHAPDAAGQASARDLVDHLLGQLNPNEQLVLRMLDLEQLTVETISQQTGWGASKVKVTAFRARAKLRKLFQLLEKSHE